The following proteins are co-located in the Amyelois transitella isolate CPQ chromosome W, ilAmyTran1.1, whole genome shotgun sequence genome:
- the LOC132904205 gene encoding uncharacterized protein LOC132904205: protein MTDIVKCNVCNIVIDEMLSYIQNKISVIDEESLVRICVSAFTGEEIKNSKSLLFSAIPTERRKIQRKRKGKESRDMDDIIMLFKSTDPENLPVFVARQLEKLPPVTFDHLDCTKLLKDLTRMSAEIENIKSRYATLSQLEEMKLDVNRFKSMSIPATPCFNVNMKRGAWGRNSGPMGLSQFQNSTLNESHSLNTSRCDANNDIRQYRSINEGSTDHLNKKLSAKCNKRCDECRFKTRRPI, encoded by the coding sequence ATGACGGACATAGTTAAGTGTAACGTTTGTAATATAGTGATTGACGAAATGTTATcgtatattcaaaataaaatatcggtAATAGATGAGGAGTCTCTAGTGAGAATTTGTGTGTCGGCTTTTACGggagaagaaataaaaaactcaAAGTCGTTGCTATTTAGTGCAATACCTACGGAGCGACGCAAAATACAgcgaaaaagaaaaggaaaagAATCCCGTGATATGGATGACATAATTATGCTGTTCAAGTCAACAGATCCTGAAAATCTGCCGGTGTTTGTTGCGAGACAACTGGAAAAACTCCCGCCGGTCACATTTGATCATCTGGACTGCACTAAACTGTTGAAAGATCTTACACGAATGTCAGCGGAGattgaaaacattaaaagtAGATATGCAACGTTAAGCCAGTTAGAGGAAATGAAGCTAGATGTCAATCGTTTTAAGTCGATGTCTATACCCGCCACTCCGTGTTTCAATGTAAATATGAAACGCGGTGCTTGGGGAAGAAATAGTGGTCCTATGGGTTTATCGCAATTTCAGAACTCAACATTGAATGAATCTCATAGCTTAAATACATCTAGATGTGATGCTAATAATGATATTCGGCAATATCGAAGTATTAATGAGGGTAGCACGGatcacttaaataaaaaattgtctgCAAAGTGCAACAAGCGCTGTGACGAGTGCCGATTCAAAACGAGGAGACCGATATGA
- the LOC132904206 gene encoding uncharacterized protein LOC132904206, which translates to MTGHGCFGHYLYRIGKEGSEVCHECGESDDTAQHTLADCSRWSAQRQELVEVLGDGDLSLHNVVDRMLCSERNWAAVASFCETVISQKEAAERVREEDPNAPSIDVDGVAEGEHVTVLTYSPIRTTNPGQYGRLATY; encoded by the coding sequence ATGACCGGGCATGGCTGCTTCGGTCATTACCTGTACCGTATTGGGAAAGAAGGGAGCGAGGTCTGCCATGAGTGTGGAGAGTCGGACGACACGGCCCAACACACTCTGGCAGACTGCTCAAGGTGGTCGGCGCAGCGGCAAGAGCTGGTGGAAGTTTTGGGGGATGGCGACCTCTCGCTGCATAACGTCGTTGACAGGATGTTATGCAGCGAGAGGAACTGGGCGGCGGTTGCTTCCTTCTGTGAGACCGTCATCTCGCAGAAGGAGGCTGCTGAGAGGGTGCGGGAGGAAGACCCAAACGCGCCCTCAATAGACGTGGACGGGGTGGCAGAAGGCGAGCACGTTACCGTGCTCACCTACTCCCCCATCAGGACCACTAATCCTGGGCAGTATGGGCGACTAGCAACTTACTAG